A single window of Streptomyces cathayae DNA harbors:
- a CDS encoding NADH-quinone oxidoreductase subunit C: protein MSDAKNAADDGVNPEKDLSAENLPGRRGEGGEEIRVQRGMFGANRGGDTSGYGGLVRSVRLPGPSNRPYGGWFDEVADELEGALEEQGLLPRNAIGKTVVDRGELTFHIEREHLVRVARTLRDDPALRFELCTGVSGTHYPNDKGRELHAVYHLRSITHNRLIRLEVSAPDDDPHIPSLVSVYPTNDWHERETYDFFGIVFDGHPALTRILMPDDWQGHPQRKDYPLGGIPVEYKGARIPAPDQRRSYS from the coding sequence ATGAGTGACGCGAAGAACGCCGCGGACGACGGCGTGAACCCCGAGAAGGACCTCTCGGCGGAGAACCTTCCCGGCCGGCGCGGCGAGGGCGGTGAGGAGATCCGCGTCCAGCGCGGCATGTTCGGAGCCAACAGGGGCGGCGACACCTCCGGTTACGGCGGCCTGGTCCGCTCGGTCCGGCTCCCGGGACCGTCGAACCGCCCCTACGGCGGCTGGTTCGACGAGGTCGCCGACGAACTGGAGGGCGCCCTGGAGGAGCAGGGCCTGCTTCCCCGGAACGCCATCGGGAAGACGGTCGTCGACCGCGGCGAACTCACCTTCCACATCGAGCGCGAGCACCTGGTCCGGGTCGCGAGGACCCTGCGGGACGACCCGGCGCTCCGCTTCGAACTGTGCACCGGCGTCAGCGGCACCCACTATCCGAACGACAAGGGCCGCGAACTGCACGCCGTGTACCACCTGCGCTCGATCACCCACAACCGGTTGATCCGCCTGGAAGTCAGCGCCCCCGACGACGACCCGCACATCCCGTCGCTGGTCTCCGTCTATCCGACGAACGACTGGCACGAGCGCGAGACGTACGACTTCTTCGGCATCGTCTTCGACGGCCACCCGGCCCTGACGCGGATCCTGATGCCGGACGACTGGCAGGGCCACCCGCAGCGCAAGGACTATCCCCTCGGCGGAATCCCCGTCGAGTACAAGGGCGCCCGGATCCCGGCTCCGGACCAGCGGAGGTCGTACTCATGA
- a CDS encoding NuoB/complex I 20 kDa subunit family protein produces MGLEEKLPSGFLLTTVEQAAGWVRKSSMFPATFGLACCAIEMMTTGAGRYDLARFGMEVFRGSPRQADLMIVAGRVSQKMAPVLRQVYDQMPNPKWVISMGVCASSGGMFNNYAIVQGVDHVVPVDIYLPGCPPRPEMLIDAILKLHQKIQSSKLGVNAEEAAREAEEAALKALPTIEMKGLLR; encoded by the coding sequence AGCTGCCGAGCGGATTCCTGCTGACCACCGTCGAGCAGGCCGCGGGCTGGGTGCGCAAGTCGTCCATGTTCCCCGCCACGTTCGGACTCGCCTGTTGTGCCATCGAGATGATGACCACCGGCGCCGGCCGCTACGACCTGGCGCGTTTCGGCATGGAGGTCTTCCGCGGCTCGCCGCGGCAGGCGGACCTGATGATCGTGGCCGGCCGGGTCAGCCAGAAGATGGCGCCGGTGCTGCGGCAGGTCTACGACCAGATGCCGAACCCCAAGTGGGTGATCTCCATGGGGGTCTGCGCCTCCTCGGGCGGCATGTTCAACAACTACGCGATCGTCCAGGGCGTCGACCACGTCGTCCCGGTCGACATCTATCTCCCCGGCTGTCCGCCCCGGCCCGAGATGCTGATCGACGCGATCCTCAAGCTCCACCAGAAGATCCAGAGCTCCAAGCTCGGTGTGAACGCCGAGGAAGCGGCCCGGGAGGCGGAGGAGGCGGCGCTCAAGGCACTGCCCACCATCGAGATGAAGGGGCTGCTGCGATGA